CGCAGGTGAACCCGCGGTCATCAGCCCGGCGAGCTCGCGGCCCGCGCGCGCGATCCGTTCCGGCAGCGTGTCCGTCAGGGCGTCCCCCGTGCCGCCCCAGTCCTCCGACGCCGCGTACACCGCCGTCGGCGTGACCAGTGCCCGCAGATGGGCGAAGAGCGGCCGCAGCGCGTGCTCCAGCACCAGCGAGTGCCGGGCGGTGCCGCCCGTCGCGGCGATCAGTACCGGCTTCCCGCTCAGCGCGTCGGGGTCGATCAGATCGAAGAACGACTTGAACAGGCCGCTGTACGAGGCGGTGAAGACGGGCGTCACGGCGATCAGGCCGTCCGCCCCCGTCACCGCCTCGACCGCATCGGCGAGCGCCGGTGCCGGAAACCCGGTGACCAGGTTGTTGGCGATGGCGACGGCCAGCTCGCGCAGTTCGACGACGCGCACCTCCACGTCCACGTCGCGCTCGCCGAGCCCGCTTCGTACGGACTCCGTCAGCCGGTCGGCCAGCAGCCGGGTCGAGGACGGCACGCTCAGCCCGGCCGACACCGCGACCAGCTTCAACGTCTCCACGGTTACGCCTCCTTCGTGAGCAGTGCCGGGTGCAGCGGCGCGGTCCGGGGCACGCCGGCCGGCCGCAGGTTCGCGAACTCCTTGCGCAGTACGGGTACGACCTCCTCGCCCAGCAGGTCGAGCTGCTCCAGCACCGTTTTCAGCGGCAGCCCCGCGTGGTCCATCAGGAAGAGCTGGCGCTGGTAGTCGCCGAAGGTCTCGCGGAAGGTCAGCGTCTTCTCGACGACCTCCTGCGGCGAGCCCACGGTCAGCGGGGTCTGCTCGGTGAAGTCCTCCAGCGAAGGCCCGTGTCCGTACACCGGCGCGTTGTCGAAGTACGGCCGGAACTCCGCAATCGCTTCCTGCGAGTTCTTCCGCATGAAGACCTGTCCGCCGAGCCCGACGATCGCCTGTTCCGGCGTCCCGTGCCCGTAGTGCGCGTAGCGGTCGCGGTAGAGGTTCACCAGCTTCTGGAAGTGCTCCTTGGGCCAGAAGATGTTGTTGGCGAAGAATCCGTCGCCGTAGTACGCGGCCTGCTCGGCGATCTCCGGAGAGCGGATCGAGCCGTGCCAGACGAACGGCGGGACTCCGTCCAGTGGCCGCGGCGTCGAGGTGAAGCTCTGCAGCGGCGTACGGAACCTGCCCTCCCAGTCCACGACGTCCTCGCGCCACAGCCGGTGCAGCAGCGCGTAGTTCTCGACGGCGAGCGGGATGCCCTGCCGGATGTCCTGTCCGAACCACGGGTAGACGGGGCCGGTGTTGCCGCGCCCCATCATCAGGTCGACGCGGCCCTCGGCCAGGTGCTGGAGCACCGCGTAGTCCTCGGCGATCTTGACCGGGTCGTTGGTGGTGATCAGCGTGGTCGAGGTGGAGAGGATGATCCGCTCGGTCTGCGCCGCGATGTGCCCGAGGAGCGTCGTCGGCGAGGACGGCACGAACGGCGGGTTGTGGTGCTCGCCGGTCGCGAAGACGTCCAGGCCGACCTCCTCGGCCTTGCGCGCGATGGCGACCGTCGCCTTGATCCGCTCGTGCTCGCTCGGCGTACGGCCGGTGGTCGGGTCGGTCGTGACATCGCCGACCGTGAAGATGCCGAACTGCATGGAGGTCACCTTTCGGGTTCTCGGTCTCCGCGACCGTTGGTTGAATATCGAACCAAACCCTGTAACGGTGACCCCCGTCCCCCTATTCCTGCTCGTACCCTGGTGCGGGGACACTCGACGTGCCGGACCGGCTGGAGGACTGCGGTGAGCGAGAGCGAGAGCTGGAAGGAGCGGGGCGTCGCCCTGCGTGTCTTCGTCTATGTCTTCGCCACTCACCTCTTCGCCGGCTTCGTGTGGATCCTCTTCTACGTGGGAGGGCACGCGCAGAAGTGATCGGCGGCAGTGCGGAAGCTGTCAGCCCGGCCCCGCGGCGCTCGTGAACAGCTGCTGGAAGGCGCCCGCGGAGTCCTGGCCCGACCTCCCGAACGGGGCGTCGAAGTCCCAGACCAGGAAGAGAAGGAAGGCGATCAGGGCGCTGAACAGCCCGGCCAGCAGCAGCTCCCGGGGTGTGCGGCCGATCTGCAGCGTGAAGATCAGGCCGACCGTCACCAGCGCGCCCGTGATCAGGCCGAACCACACGACGCCCGGCAGTGTCTCTCCGGCGTTCTGCACGCGGGCGTTGCGCGCGTCGTCGGCGACGGCGATCTGGTCGACGAGCGGCTGGTACGCCTGCGCCTCGAGCTCGTCGGCCGGTTTCCGCTCGGTGATGTCCGCGCGTACGACGCCGAGCAGCTCCGCGCCCCGGCCGGAGAGCTCGTCGTTGTCGATCATCCGCGGCCACTCCTCGTCTACGACATGGGAGACGTAGCGGTCGATGTCATTGCGGAGCTTGTCCTGTACGGCGGCCGGATAGACCTGGGCCCGCTGGGTGATCTCGTGCAGCGCCTGTGCCTCGCGGCGTACATCGTCCTGCGCGGCGCCACGCGCCTCCCAGACGCCCGCGATGGCCAGACCGAGCACGATCGCGTACACGACGCCGACCATCATCGTCATGTACTCGAGGACGTCGGGGGTTTCGGTGGGGTCGTCCTCCCCCGTGGCCCCGGCTTTGCTGAGCCTGCGCTGCCTGAGCACCGTGATGACAAGGACGACGGCGCAGGCGGCGGCCATCGCGCCGGTCAGGGCCAGCCATTCCGACATGAGGGTTCTCCGTATCGGGGTGTGGGGGGTGAGGCGGTGCGTGTGTCAGGCGCCGCCGCGCCGGGATGCGGCGGACCGTGAGCGGGGCCGTAGCACCGCTGCCGCGAGCACGGCCGGTGTGGTGATCACCAGCATCATGATCACCAGGGGCGTCCCGGCGACGAACGGCTTCCCGGCCGCCCGGCGGTGGTTGCGTACGGCGAGGACGCGGGGCCGCTCGGGACCTGTACGGGCGACGGGAGCGCGCGGGGGCGCGGAAGACGTCCTGGGCGCGGGCTCCGTGGGCCGCGGCGTCGGTGGCGGTGGCGGTGCCACTGCTGGCGCCACGGGCGGCGGGGGCACGACCGGAGGCGTCGCGGTCGGGCCGGGCGTGGGCGGCTCCGGTTCGGGCGGCGGCGTGCTGGTCGGTGGGGCGCTGGTCGGTGGAGTTCCGGACGGTACGGGCGTCGGCGGCACGGTGGGGGCCGGTGTCGGGGGCGGCGTGCAGTCGCCCAAGTAGATCGATGCCGATAAGGAAACCGATGAGGACACCGATACCGACAGGCACACCGACACATCGGCAACACCTGACACAACGTCGGCGACACCGGCCCCGACCCCCTGCGAGCCGAGAATCGCCGCGATCCCCAGTGCGCTCAACTGCCCATATCCCGCCACACGGGCACGTTATGTCCGTTCGGACCGGACCGGCATCCCGTTTCACTCGTACGACTGATCAGCACATTTGTCGGACCGTCAGGCAATCGACGGCCCGTCGGCCGCTCGGTGCGTGAGGCGACGGAACGCTCGGACGCCTACGCCGGGCCTGCCCTCCTCCAGTGCCCCGCCGACGCGGTACGGGCGGCGCGGCGGCCCTCCGCGGCATCGCCGGAAGATTCTTTTGCACTTTGTTGCACAATCGCTCTCGGCCAGCTAGAACTGGGATGGACGACCCCTGCGCGAGGAGGCGCCCCGATGAGCCCGACCCCGTACCCGCATCTGCTGAGCCCCCTCGACCTGGGGTTCACGACCCTGCCCAACCGGGTGCTCATGGGCTCGATGCACATCGGCCTCGAGGAGGCCGAGCGCGGCTTCGAGCGGATGGCCGCCTTCTACGCCGCCCGCGCCCGCGGCGGCGTCGGCCTCATCGTCACGGGCGGCATCGCCCCGAACGACCGGGGCCGTCCGTACGAGGGCGGCGCCAAGCTCACCACCGAGGCCGAGGCGGAGCAGCACCGGGCCGTCACAGCCGCCGTGCATGCCGAGGGCGGCCGGATCGCGATGCAGATCCTGCACTTCGGCCGGTACGCGTACCACGCCGACCTGGTCGCGCCGAGCGCTATCCAGGCCCCCATCAGCCCGTTCGTCCCGCACGCCCTGACCGACGCCGAGGTCGAGGAGACCATCGAGGACTTCGCACGGGCGGCAGAGCTGGCGAAGTCCGCCGGGTACGACGGCGTCGAGATCATGGGCTCCGAGGGCTACTTCATCAACGAGTTCATCGCGAGCGCCACCAACCACCGCACCGACCGCTGGGGCGGCTCGTACGAGAACCGGATACGGCTTCCGCTGGAGATCGTCCGCCGCACCCGTGAGCGCGTCGGCCCGGACTTCATCCTGATCTACCGGCTCTCCATGCTGGACCTGGTGCCCGGCGGCTCCTCGCTGCAGGAGGTGATCACGCTCGCCAAGGAGATCGAGGCGGCCGGAGTGACGATCATCAACACGGGGATCGGCTGGCACGAGGCCCGTATCCCGACCATCGCGACCTCGGTGCCGCGCGGCGCCTACACCTGGGTGACCAAGAAGCTGATGGGGTCCGTCTCCGTCCCGCTGATCACCAGCAACCGCATCAACACCCCGGAGATCGCCGAGCAGTTGCTCGCCGAGGGGCGTGCGGACATGGTGTCGCTGGCCCGGCCGTTCCTCGCCGACCCCGAATTCGTCGCCAAGGCGAAGGCGGACCGCGCGGAGGCCATCAACACCTGCATCGGCTGCAACCAGGCCTGTCTGGACCACACCTTCAGCGGGAAGATCACATCCTGCCTGGTCAACCCGCGTGCCTGCCACGAGACCGAACTCGTCCTCTCGCCGACCCGGCTGCGCAAGCGCGTCGCCGTGATCGGCGCCGGCCCGGCCGGGCTCGCCTGCGCCGTCTCGACGGCCGAGCGCGGACACGAGGTGACCCTCTTCGACGCGGCGGACGAGATCGGCGGACAGCTGAACATCGCCAAGCGGATCCCGGGCAAGGAAGAGTTCAACGAGACGCTGCGGTACTTCCGTACGCAGCTCGAACTCCACGGCGTGGAGGTCCGGCTGGGCACCCGCGTCACCGCGGACGACCTCGCGCCGGCCGCGTACGACGAGATCGTCGTCGCCACCGGAGTCACGCCGAGGACCCCCGAGATCCCGGGCGTCGACCACCCGAGCGTCCTCAGCTACCTCGACGTCCTGCGCGACGGCGCGCCCGTCGGCGAGCGCGTCGCGGTCATCGGCGCCGGCGGAATCGGCTTCGACGTGGCGGAGTTCCTCACCGACGGCGGCGAGGGCGCGAGCCTGGACGCCGCGACGTACTTCCGCCAGTGGGGTGTGGACACCGACTACAGCGCGCCGGGCGGGCTGACCGCTCCCGAGCGGTCGGCGCCGCCGCGCTCGGTCCACCTCCTCCAGCGCAAGGCCGGCAAGGTCGGCGCGGGTCTCGGCAAGACGACGGGCTGGATCCACCGCACGGAGCTCAAGCACCGGGGGGTCCAGATGACCGCCGGGGCGACGTACGAGCGGATCGACGACGAGGGCCTGCATGTCAGCGTCGACGGCGCGGCCAGGGTCGTCCCCGTCGACACGGTCGTGCTGTGCGCGGGACAGGAGCCGCAGCGCGCGCTGTACGAGGAGCTGAGCGGCGCGGGCCACTCCGTGCACCTCATCGGCGGGGCGGACGTGGCGGCCGAGCTCGACGCGAAGCGCGCCATCGACCAGGGCACACGGCTGGCGGCGACGCTCTGAGACGCCGGCGCCGGATACCTAGGATCGAGCCATGTCCCTCCCGCACGCGAT
This portion of the Streptomyces sp. NBC_01750 genome encodes:
- a CDS encoding FMN reductase, with the protein product METLKLVAVSAGLSVPSSTRLLADRLTESVRSGLGERDVDVEVRVVELRELAVAIANNLVTGFPAPALADAVEAVTGADGLIAVTPVFTASYSGLFKSFFDLIDPDALSGKPVLIAATGGTARHSLVLEHALRPLFAHLRALVTPTAVYAASEDWGGTGDALTDTLPERIARAGRELAGLMTAGSPARAAVGVPAGAPAGSSPVTQFV
- a CDS encoding LLM class flavin-dependent oxidoreductase; this translates as MQFGIFTVGDVTTDPTTGRTPSEHERIKATVAIARKAEEVGLDVFATGEHHNPPFVPSSPTTLLGHIAAQTERIILSTSTTLITTNDPVKIAEDYAVLQHLAEGRVDLMMGRGNTGPVYPWFGQDIRQGIPLAVENYALLHRLWREDVVDWEGRFRTPLQSFTSTPRPLDGVPPFVWHGSIRSPEIAEQAAYYGDGFFANNIFWPKEHFQKLVNLYRDRYAHYGHGTPEQAIVGLGGQVFMRKNSQEAIAEFRPYFDNAPVYGHGPSLEDFTEQTPLTVGSPQEVVEKTLTFRETFGDYQRQLFLMDHAGLPLKTVLEQLDLLGEEVVPVLRKEFANLRPAGVPRTAPLHPALLTKEA
- a CDS encoding DUF6126 family protein, with the translated sequence MSESESWKERGVALRVFVYVFATHLFAGFVWILFYVGGHAQK
- a CDS encoding bestrophin-like domain; its protein translation is MSEWLALTGAMAAACAVVLVITVLRQRRLSKAGATGEDDPTETPDVLEYMTMMVGVVYAIVLGLAIAGVWEARGAAQDDVRREAQALHEITQRAQVYPAAVQDKLRNDIDRYVSHVVDEEWPRMIDNDELSGRGAELLGVVRADITERKPADELEAQAYQPLVDQIAVADDARNARVQNAGETLPGVVWFGLITGALVTVGLIFTLQIGRTPRELLLAGLFSALIAFLLFLVWDFDAPFGRSGQDSAGAFQQLFTSAAGPG
- a CDS encoding NADPH-dependent 2,4-dienoyl-CoA reductase, which encodes MSPTPYPHLLSPLDLGFTTLPNRVLMGSMHIGLEEAERGFERMAAFYAARARGGVGLIVTGGIAPNDRGRPYEGGAKLTTEAEAEQHRAVTAAVHAEGGRIAMQILHFGRYAYHADLVAPSAIQAPISPFVPHALTDAEVEETIEDFARAAELAKSAGYDGVEIMGSEGYFINEFIASATNHRTDRWGGSYENRIRLPLEIVRRTRERVGPDFILIYRLSMLDLVPGGSSLQEVITLAKEIEAAGVTIINTGIGWHEARIPTIATSVPRGAYTWVTKKLMGSVSVPLITSNRINTPEIAEQLLAEGRADMVSLARPFLADPEFVAKAKADRAEAINTCIGCNQACLDHTFSGKITSCLVNPRACHETELVLSPTRLRKRVAVIGAGPAGLACAVSTAERGHEVTLFDAADEIGGQLNIAKRIPGKEEFNETLRYFRTQLELHGVEVRLGTRVTADDLAPAAYDEIVVATGVTPRTPEIPGVDHPSVLSYLDVLRDGAPVGERVAVIGAGGIGFDVAEFLTDGGEGASLDAATYFRQWGVDTDYSAPGGLTAPERSAPPRSVHLLQRKAGKVGAGLGKTTGWIHRTELKHRGVQMTAGATYERIDDEGLHVSVDGAARVVPVDTVVLCAGQEPQRALYEELSGAGHSVHLIGGADVAAELDAKRAIDQGTRLAATL